GGGCGAGATGTCGCTGTCGTTGCCGCTGCGCACGAGCATCAACGCGCCGGCCGCGACGATCGCGATCCCGCCCAAGAGCTGATACGCGAGCACCGGTGAGAGGAACACATCTCGCGGGCGTTCGATGCCCGAACCGAATCGCTGGTCGAAGAGGTACAGCACGAGCGCGATGAGCGGTGGAAGCGCCAGCACGAGCCGGACGCCGCGAAAACGCTCGATCTCTTCCATCGCAAGCGGCATGCTCATCAGCCCGACGACGACGAGCGCCCCGAGCAGCGCGACGCCGGTGGCCGCCACCGTCCAACCGAGGCTTCGCACGAGCTGCGTCCCAATGGCCGGAGCGGGCACCTCGCGCCAGGCGGGAATCAAAGTCAGCAGGGCCGCGGTCGCGAAGAGCAGCGCCCCGGCCAGCGCGATAGCCGAACGAGCAAAAGCATCGTGATGCGCGAGCAGGCCGCCAAGGTAGAGCGCGACGGTCAACGCGTACGCGGCCGCGGCGATGCTGCGGCGATACCATCCGAAGAACTCGAGCAAGAGGATGAAGATCGACGGCACGGCGAGTGCTGCCAAGCCGACGAGGATGCGATTGTTACCGCGATACTGCGGTATCGGTGTCGCGCGGCCGAGCCGCAAGCCGTCGGCGCGCAGCTCGTCGGCGATCCGTTTGACCATCTCGACGTTGGTCGCTTCGATCGAAAGGTTGCCGTCTTGGTGCGCCCACGGTCGCAGATAAACGACGCGAACGTTGCGTTCGCGCACGCCGAGAACGTATCGCGCGACGATCTCGTCGAGCTTGAGCTTGTCCAGCTCGGTCTTGGCGATCGCTTGGACGCGCACCGTCCGTCCCGGGATCAGACGCGCGAGGGTTTCACTCCCCTTCTGCACTTGGCTGGGATCGTACGTCTCGATCGAGCCGAAGTTAAAAATGTGCCGCTTGAATGCCGCGGCGGTATCCTCGAGGTGATCCGGATAACCGACGACGGCGTTGCCGAGACCGAAGAAGATAACCGTCGAAACCTTCGGATCGTAGCGCAGTACGTCGTCGAAGAGCGCATCGATCTGCGGCGCCTTGAAGCGCTCGTCGTTTTGAAAGCGCGGCACGACGAGCAGCGCGAGACGGTGCGCCAGCTCGATCTGCCCGGTCGGAATCCCGAGGGCGACCGCATTGAAGTAGTCGACCTGCGTTCGCACCTCGATCAGCCACGGCCGCGTCGCTCGCAAGACGCGCACGCTGTTGCGACTGAAGTGCAGCGAAAGCTGCGAAAGGTAGCGATGATAGGTCGATGGATCGGAGACGATCAGGTAGATCGCGCCGTCGTCGATCCGCCGGTTCGCGACCAGGCGCGCGAGCAGGGGGTCGCGGATCGGCGCAAGCCGCGCCTGATTGACTAGGGAAGCCCCGGTCGTGGCGTAGGCCTTGCCGTTGTTTCCGACGTTCGTCCCGAGCTCTTCGGTCAGCGCAAGCGACGTGAGGCCGGCGCGCCGCAGCGCGATCAGGAATGCGGCCGGATTGTAGTCGTAGGAACGCGCCAGTGCGTCGAGATCGGTAAAGTCCATGGCGAGCTCGACGCGCCGGGCGTGCGACTCGGTGCGTACGCGGAAGAAGGCGACGGCCAGCGAAGCGAGGAGCGCAACGAGTAAGACGACGGCCGCGTAGCGCGTTCTGGGAGTATAGAGCGTCACGAAGCGAGTCTGGTTCGCTCCGCCGAGGCCGTTTTTCTGCCTGGCGGCCCAGTGATTACAGAAGGGCTCGCCATGGGCGAGCCCTCCTGCCGTCGCGTATGCGCGAGTCCCTTTTTGTCGGGTCACGCATACCGGGTGTGGGCGACGCTTGTGATTTCATCGCATCGCTCGCGGCCCACGAGTCGAGTGACGCGGACGGTTCGGCTTCAACGGTAGGGGATTATCCCCTCCAAGACGGCGGTCACCAGTTCGGTCTGCGCTTTTCGAGAAATGCGGAGATGCCCTCACGTGCATCGGCTTCGAGCGCATTGCGGGTCATCACGTCGTTTGTATAGCGGTACGCCGACGCTTGGTCGAGATCGATCTGCGCGTAGAACGCAGCCTTGCCGATGCCCACGACGGTGCGACTCGCCGACGCGATCTTCGCAGCGAGCTCGAGCGCTGCCGCCGCAAGCTGTTCCGGCGGCACGACGCGGTTGACCAAGCCCCAATCCAGGGCCGTCTTTGCGTCGATGGGATCGCCGGTCAGCAGCATCTGCATCGCGCGTTTGCGACCGATTGCGCGCGTCAGCGCAACCATCGGCGTGCTGCAGAAGAGCCCGATGCGAACGCCCGGCGTCGCAAACGACGCCTCCGTCGAAGCAACCGCGAGATCGCAGGCGGCGACGAGCTGGCAGCCCGCCGCGGTTGCGACGCGCGCGACTTGCGCGATGATCGGCTGCGGGGTTTCCACGATACGCGCCATCAAAG
This genomic window from Candidatus Cybelea sp. contains:
- a CDS encoding DUF5693 family protein, which gives rise to MTLYTPRTRYAAVVLLVALLASLAVAFFRVRTESHARRVELAMDFTDLDALARSYDYNPAAFLIALRRAGLTSLALTEELGTNVGNNGKAYATTGASLVNQARLAPIRDPLLARLVANRRIDDGAIYLIVSDPSTYHRYLSQLSLHFSRNSVRVLRATRPWLIEVRTQVDYFNAVALGIPTGQIELAHRLALLVVPRFQNDERFKAPQIDALFDDVLRYDPKVSTVIFFGLGNAVVGYPDHLEDTAAAFKRHIFNFGSIETYDPSQVQKGSETLARLIPGRTVRVQAIAKTELDKLKLDEIVARYVLGVRERNVRVVYLRPWAHQDGNLSIEATNVEMVKRIADELRADGLRLGRATPIPQYRGNNRILVGLAALAVPSIFILLLEFFGWYRRSIAAAAYALTVALYLGGLLAHHDAFARSAIALAGALLFATAALLTLIPAWREVPAPAIGTQLVRSLGWTVAATGVALLGALVVVGLMSMPLAMEEIERFRGVRLVLALPPLIALVLYLFDQRFGSGIERPRDVFLSPVLAYQLLGGIAIVAAGALMLVRSGNDSDISPSPIELALRHFLTAALSVRPRFKEFLIGFPAMMLLPALLPPHRRAVGWLLALAIGVGIGDVIDTFSHLHTPIEVSLLRVVNGLIVGPIIGALLIWIYRRRVPAQP
- a CDS encoding enoyl-CoA hydratase: METLPAYADIGVEREGEIAIVTMRRPEKRNALSLQMMRELDAALAALAGEQGVRAVILRGEGPAFCAGHDLRELRDRDADAYATIFDACVALMARIVETPQPIIAQVARVATAAGCQLVAACDLAVASTEASFATPGVRIGLFCSTPMVALTRAIGRKRAMQMLLTGDPIDAKTALDWGLVNRVVPPEQLAAAALELAAKIASASRTVVGIGKAAFYAQIDLDQASAYRYTNDVMTRNALEADAREGISAFLEKRRPNW